GCTGCTCCTCTGAGTTTTGGGATTACTGATTCTTCAGAGCCAGCAGCCAGCGGCACCTCCGGGAGGGCCGTGCCTGAGACCAGACGCcgcccctccccacaggccccGGGTCCTGCGTCGGCGGAATCGGGGGCCGGCACGCCTGGCCCTGCAAGGGTGGTTTGTGGGGGTTTTTCGGGCTCTTCTAGGATTGTGTTCTGCCAATCAACTCTTCCGCTCTCGGGTTGTGAACTTAAGGAGACCGGGCCGCAGAGCCCGAGGCcacacagtgcccagcacacacgTTCCAGCCGCAGCAGTGCACTGGGGGGACGGGCGGGGCTTCCAGCTTGAGCGCGAGGTCTGCATGGCGCCGTCCTGTCCTGTCCCACAGGTTTCTAAATAAAGTCGTTTCTACCAAGGCGGCCTCCCCGGGGCCGTCCCGGTCCTCCCGTGCGGCTGCAGCGGGGGCCCCAAATGACCGGATGGACACAGTCGGTGCCGTGAATGTGCTCGGGTCGAGGGGTGTCCAGGCCACAGCCACGTCCTCGGGGGCTCAGGCAAGGGCAGGGCCACCGACCCCGTCCCCTTGCAGCCCCGCCCAGACGTGCAGCCCGGCCGTCAGCACACTGGTTCCGCAGGACACACTCCCTCTGGAGGGGACGACTGCAGACCACCCAGAATCTCGTAGCTGAGTCCCCGAGGCCCCCCACCACAACCCGCCCCCCCCAAGGCTGCTCTGCCACCGACGGCCCAGCCGCTCCCGCCGGGCGAGTCCCGTGGGCGCACGGGCACCCAGACCTCCGGGCAGCCTGTGGGCAGGGCAGCGGTGGGCCGCTCTCAGGGCACGCCTcgccagggcctggctgggcagggcccgCACAGAAGGGGCCCAGGTCGGCGGGCACCACACGGGCCAGGCGGACGGCCAAGGGCTCACGGCGCCCGCGGCACGAGGCGTGGGCCTGGCCTTCAAGGAGCCGGCGGTCGGCCCGAGGCTCCCGTGTGATGGCAATGAGCTCCGCCCGCTGGCCAGTCTGGGAGCAGGGAAGTCCCACAGCTGCGGCCACGAGGCCACGTGGccgggcagccccagggccccagtcACGGGGGTGGGCGGTTTGGGCCCCCACCTACCTCAAAGTCGCTAAACCGGGCACCTCTCCCGGCCTGAGGCCCAAGCAAGGTGCCACGGAGGCAGGCCCCCTTCGCCGCACCCATCTAACCGGATCCCCGGGAACTGAAAGCTGACATCCCCCTGCCACGCGGGTCCCCCGTTGAGCCACAGTCCCCGGCCACCCGGAtggtcccctccaccctgcgAGGAGCCCGGCTCGAGGCACTTCGGGGAGAAGTCCCCATCGCACAGGCGGCCGGAGGGCCGGGAGAGGGGCCAGCAGTCAGGGAACAGCCCAGGGTGGGCTGCGTGAAGCTGCCCAGatgcccagccagccagcccgccCAGCAGCCACGGGGACCCCAGCACAGGCCCCGTGGGGCAGACCCGTGGGACCGCCGACAGCCAGGCCACAGCCCAGGAAgcagtgcccagccctggggcagaggcCACCCGCCTGCCCAGTCTCGAGGAATCGAGCCAGGGCCCGCCTGGTGCGCACCCCGGCTCTGGCCACAGAGTCACCAGCACAGTCACCCAGGGTGGCCCTCCCCGCTGCGTGGGGTGGTCTGCTGCACCCAGGAAGTGCCCGAAGTTCGAGTTCGGGGAGGCCCACCAGCACCCAGAGCAGTGGTTCCGCTGGGAAGGCAGGGCCCCGGCCGCTGGCAAGCCATCTCCCCCCCAGACCGGGGTGTCCCCGGCCGCGTCCCATTGCGGCTGTGGCCGTCTGAGGCCGGCTGCACAGACAGCGGAAATCCTTGTGGGACACGGGACACGGGCGAGAGCTGCCACCGTCCCCAACCCCGGCCCCATCTGCCTCTCTCACCCCCAGGGGCCAAGCCCAGGAACGGCATTTTCAAGGGATGTGGTCAGGCCGAAGCCGCAGGAGCTGCCCGTGAAGACCGCCCGGCCCGAGGGCGGCCGCGCACTGGGGCTGGACTCTGAGATCCTGGGGCTGCTCCCCAAGCACAGGGGGGCCGGCCCGTGACCCGCTGTGGACGAGGGCCCAGGCCTCTGACTGGCAGAGGAAGAGGCCGCAGGAAAACCCGGGGGGACGTGAGGGCGAGCCCCGCCAtgtgagtggggaggagggggtgcagaAGTAGTCCGTGGAGGCAGGGACACGGGCCGGCGCACACGGCTGGGCCGCTGGGGGGCCTCTCCGTCACCGGCTACGGACAATGGCTGGGTGGCTCCCTGGGCCCCCGGGCCCTGCCGGAGGATTCGCAGCATCTCTGGTCCCTACCCACTGCAcgtcagcccctccccccaagtGTGACAACCCGCAGGGCCTCCACACACGGCCAAACACCCCCTGGGGGAGAATACCCCCCAGAACCAATGGCTTGGAAGCAGCGACAACCCCTGTGCCCAGACCTGGGCTCCCAGGTCCCGTGCCAGACCGCAGCCTGTGGGGGGAGGAGCATGCGCGGGCCCACACACTGACGCAGCCTGACCAGGGCACGGGGCGCAGGCGGGGAGCGGCACGGGAGACCCCGCCAACACAAGCAGATGCCCCCTGGTTCCTCCCGAGTGCGGGTGGGCTCGGTGACCGCCGAGCTGCCGGCCGGAGACGGGGACACGGCGCCCCGACAGCGGATGGAGGAAGGCCCCAGCCTCAGGGAGCTCAGGCGGCCCCGCAGCCCCACCGCGGCCACGCACCCGACGTGACTGGCGCTCAGGCCGAGCACGGAGCCTCCGCGGTCTCTTCCCCGAAACCGCGGAAGGACACCAAACACAAGCGGAGGGGCAGTCCACACAACACCGGGCCAGAGTCCGAGGCCTCACACCGGCAGGGACGCGGAAACGAGGCGGAGGGTGGCCGCAGCCAGCCGAGACGGAGGGGACCCGGCCACTGAGTGCAGGCCCCCGGACGGGGCCCCGGGACAGAGAAGGGACGTGGGCAGAAAACCTGTCCCTGATCTCGTCTGCAGTTCGGTCCGTAGGGCGGTACCGACATTAACTCCTTAGCTCTGACCAACGCACCAGGGTTGGAGCCGCGTTCTcgggggacaggggtgggggagcacagGGGCTGCGGGCTGTCTGCAGCCCAGTTCCCAATCTACGATTTTCCCAAACTAAGAAGCTGTGAAACCCATTGCCGCTGGTGTACAGCGAGACGGCCAACTAGTTTATCATTCACTGCAGGACCTGACGCCCGTCCCCTGGCTAATCCCAGTGACGCGGTGGTCGGCTACTTTGTATTCCCCGTGTATACAATCAGACCATCTGCAAGGCAAGCCCGTTGTACTTGGTCCTCCCCGATCTGTATCCACCCGTTCGCTTTTCCTGTCTTATTGCTCTGGCTAGACCGTCTCCCACAGCGCAGAACACAGACCGCGATGCTGGGCCTCCTGGTTTCACTGCTCATCACGGAGAGTAATCCATGTTCCACTCTCTGCACTGACCGTAATGTTCGCCCTAAATTTCTTTCTGGGGACTCTGTGAATTATGACCCTAATTCTGACCTCTGGTCACGGCCCGTTAATAAATGAAACCCGAAGCCACCTCCACGCGGAGACGGCGACGCACAGCCACCTGTGCACATCCCGAACCAAAGGAGACATTGAGGAGCAGAGGAAGACGCTTCCACAAACGACACCCGGGCCCAGCCAGGCAGCAGAGAGGGGCCCCGCGGGAGCCTTCCGGCTGGAAGGTTCCAGAGCCGCTCTGCGCAGTGGCGAGAGGGCCTGGCACATGCGTGAACACAGGCTGAACTTTGCGCCTAACACGCGTCACCGGGTTAGTTTGCACCACAATCTAACCATTAGGAGAGTCCAACCTCAGTAGCGTGCCAGGTTCCCCCCACCGTCGGGTGGGGGCGGAGCCTCGCTCTCCGCACCTGCGGCCTAGGGGCCCGGAAAGCTTGTCGGGAAACCGAGGCGCAGGAACAGAGTTAAACTTGGctcggagggggcggggctgggcggggcggggggagggccgCGTAGACCCGGCTCCGGCTCGTCGGAGGGCGGAAGCGCGCAGACCCCGCAGAGCGCGTGTGGGCGGCCGTGCGGGCTGCCGCCCGGACCCTAGCACgtgccccccttccccctccccgacCCCAAGATGTTGCTCCGGCCCCGGCGGCCACCCCCGCCCGCACCCGCAGCATCGCTGGCGCACGACGGCTCAGACCTCGAGCCACGGGCGGCTGGGGAGGTCCCGGGGACTCCGCCTGGACGGCCCGCCTCGCCAGGCGCATCGGGGGCCCCCGAGTTTTTCGGATCCCCAGTGTCCCCAGGCTCAGCGCAGCGCACGCCCTGGAGCGCCCACGAGACGGAGTTGCTACTGGGCACGCTGCTGCAGCCGGCCGTGTGGCGTGCGCTCCTGCTGGACCGTCGCCGGGCGCTGCCTACCTACCGGCGCGTGTCCGCCGAGCTGGCCCGCCAGCAGGTAAGGCGGACGCCCGCGCAGTGCCGCCGCCGCTACAAGTTCCTCAAGGACAAACTCCGAGACGCGCAAGACCAGCCGCCCGGACCCTTTGACGCGCAGATCCGCGAGCTCATGGGCTTGCTGGGCGACACCGGGCGCAGGCGCGGCCGTCGCCGTTCTCCCGGTCCCGGACGACCCCCTCGCGgccgccgccccgcccctggcGCGCCCTCCGAACAGGGtaagtggggtggggatggggtgggagcgCCGGGCGGAAGAAGCGTGTGGGCAGGGAGCCGCGATGGTCCGGGCACCCAACCCCGAACGCGCCCCGCATTGCAGACGCACCGTCCTTGTCCGGCTCCCGAGACACCGACTTGGACCCTGCCTGGGCGCTCCGATTCAATTCTTCTCCACCCAAGCCCTCCGAGGTCCCTCGCCCCGCCAGCTCCCCGACGGCACTCCCCACCTTAACTCCCGGGCCCGGCCGCCCGGAAGATCACGCGTCCGTCCACGCCCCCGACTCCCCGCCGCCTCTCGACCCCGCCTGGGAAGAGCCCGAATCGCCTCCCGGCCGCCCCGAGAACCCTTCGCCGCCGCAGCCCGCGCCCCCGTCGCTGAACGCCGCCCTCCTGCAGACCCTGGGCCACCTGGGCGACATCGTGGCCGTGCTGGGCCCACTGCGCGACCAGCTTCTGACCCTGAACCAGCACGTGGAGCAGCTGCGGGGCTCTTTCGACCAGACCGTGTCCCTGGCTGTGGGCTTCATCCTGGGCAGCGCTGCCGCCGAGCGGGGCGTCCTGGGGGACCCGCGCCCGTGAGGCCGAGCCTGCGCCCGCCCCTTCCGTCGCCACGACGCCCTCTGCCCTGATCCCATCCTGttgccctccccccactcctagGTACGTTCAATAAAAGGTTACTTTTTCGACTAAACCGTCTGAGTGTGTGTAGGTGCCTCCTAGGTAGGAACGGTCCCTTGCAGGGAGGGCGAGGCTAAGATGGCTTTGGGATtccagggaagggcaggaagacCCGGAGAGGCCAGTGCCCAGGtgtttgtggggggaggggtcctcAGACTGCCCTGCAGGACTTACGGCCGGCGCAGACTCGCTGTGGGGGGCGAGCAGCGCGTGCGCCCTCCCGGGGAGCCCTGCTGAGCAGAGCTACAAGGCTGGACCCTGCCCAGGGGGACCGAGGGCAACGCCGCTCAGTCGTGCCTGAACCTGTGGGGGATGGTGAGCGGCCTACGCCCCCCACCGCAGCCTCCCAGACCCCAGGTCGGCCTGGAAACGGGGCTGGGACACCGGCCAGGGGAGGGGCGGTAGTGttcccagggagggaagggggctggccCGGGTGGGCCCAGGTGCAGGGGCTAAGGTCTGAGGCTTCAGACATTAGTGAGGCTCTGGGTCTCTGCAACTCGAAGAGGATTTTTGTCAAATCGCTGGGAGTGTTTTCCGAGCAGTGATTGAGCCCCACCCTGGACGGGTGGGTCTGGCCGGGAGGGGAAGACTGGGTGGGGCCGGAATGGGGCCTGAGCGGCGGAGATAGGAAGTGCCCTGAGGCGCTGCGCCAGCATAACAATGCGCGCCGGGggagagtgtggggtggggggcgtctgGCCAACTAGGGGCTCATTCAGACGGCAGGAGTCGCCTGGGGCCGCAAAGCCACGTGAGGGCTGGCCGCTCCGACTGGCGGGgttgcagcccctcccccaggcttttTCTGGAGGCCCAGGAGAGTCCACAGGGGACCCGCAGGATCCCTGATGCACTCAGCTGGGCTGTGTTGAGGCCTCTGGGAGAAACCAAGCCCACGGGACAGCCTCCAGGGGTCACCTCGTGCAAGACTCGCTGCCTCAGACCCAGGGCGTCCCTGCGGCAGCGCTCGAGACCCCAAGCTGCTGCTGGAAGGAAGCCTGTTGTGCAGGGAGTCGGGTTGcaaacactccccacccccactccgggGGCCGCGTCCCAGCAACCAGGCTGGGCCGGTGCGCCCCTCAGGCCTGGGGAAGAGCTGTCTTAAGACTGAAAACACCAGCGGAATTTCTCGTTTGAGCCATTTCAGGACGCCGGGAAACCCGTGGGCCTTCCTGCCACCTGGACTGGGGGCCACCCCCGGGCTTCCTCCCGGACGCCCTTCCAGGGCATGACCTGCACTGTGGGTCGGCCTGCAGCGAGACCCTGCAGCCGGGAGGGATGCTGGCGGCTGGCCCTCCGAGGCCCGCCCCAGCTCCCCGCCCAGGTCTCCTCCCCCTGGCTCTGCCCGTGACTCCCTTCGCCTGCGGCTCTCTCGGGCCCTGAGGTAAGCCGAGTTCGGTGCTGCAGAGTGCCCTCCCAGCGCGCCCCGGTTTCGGCGGGGCCTGCCAGGCGAACGCACCTGCTGCGACCGGCGTCCCTGGCCTGTCCGCACGTCTCTCCCCCTGGGCCCGACCTCCAGGCCTCCTGGGCCGATCTTCACTGGTGCCCCTTGGCCTCACTGCGGGGCTTCCTGGTCCCCTCCGCCTGTTGTGGTCAGACACACACCGCTCACCCCGCTGCCCGTTTTCAGCCTGCGGTCCGGTGGCAACGGGCGCGTCCACCACCCCGAACTCGGGGTCTCCCCACACTGAGACTGTGTCCCCCTGAGACACTGGTGACGCCCCTAGGGCCTCGCCTAAGGGGGGGGTCACGCTGCGTTTGGCCTTGTGTGGCGGGCTGGTCAGTGTCCTCCAGCCCTCCGTGCCGTGGCCCGAGTCGCAGTCTCCTTCCGTTTTCGGGCCGAGCACTCGTCCTTCCTGCGGGCAGCCGGCGTGCGGGTTCTCCCCGAGGGGCACCTGGTCTCCTCCTACCTTCTGGCGGTTGTGAGTGATGCCGCTGTGCACACGGGTGTGCGACTACCTCCTCAACACCCCGACTTTCGCCTCTGGGCAGATGCGCGGAGGTGGGGCCGCCGAGTCGCTGTGCGAGTGATGTTTGCAGGGACCCCCGCCGCCTCCCACCAGCAGCTCCCAGGGTTCTCACCTGTCCACGTCCTCGCCAGCCTGCCTTGCCTTGCTGACGGTGGCCGTCCCCTCAGACACTGACCGCACGTGCAGTGACCACAGCGCCACATTTGACGGCTGGGTACCGCTGTCCAGTTGCCCAGTGGGCCCATTCAGCTGTCGTTCCCGGCAACTGACCTGCGTCTCCCCCTCCTCGGTGCGGAGGCCCCTCAAGTGCGGCGTCGCCCGAGCCCCTCGCCAGCACGGTGACCTGCAGTGGCCGTGGGGGCCAGCAGCTTCAGGGACAGGGCTTTGCTTTTCCCCACGTCCACTCAGTGCCAGGACCCTCGTCATCGTTTGCCCCCTCGTGCGGGGCTATGGCAGCAGTGTGCTCTCCAGACCCCGTTTGCCTCTGGGTGGGCAGCCAGGGGACGGGAACCAGCTCCCACACCGTGGGCTGCGGGCTTGGCTCCTCCCTGGAACGGGACGTGCCAGCCCCGGGTGCgggcagccctgcctcccagggccggGGCCGCCCCGCTCTGGAGGCGCTCCCTCCTCCTGGGCTGCTCCTGGCCGTGGCGTGACTCAGCCCTGTCCTCGCTGACACGGCAATGCCCGTGTCCCCACCCCACCGACCTCTCCCCACGGCGGTTGCGGTCTGCACCAGCTGTGCCACCAGAATCTCCCATGAAGGGGGTCCCTTCCTGAAGACCCGGGGTCACTGTCCTCATCTTCCTGTCAAGAGGCAGCAGGCCGCTCCCGAGGTCGGAGCCGCCCGAGTCGCGGCTGCCTCCTGTGTCCCCAGAGCAGCACCCCGTGGCAGGAGTCTCGGGCAGGAATGTTCCGGAACTGCACCATCCATCCCAACAGCCACCGAGCCCTCAAAACGCAGCCCGTGAGAGACACTGAATCGTTAAGTATAAATTAAGTTAAAGCCCCACATATGCCTCAGATTGCACACTCAGCCTACATAAAATCCTCTCCTTGGTTTAAGGTCATGTCTTCAGAACATTGCTTTACGTTTACGTTTAATTCAATTGCCCTTCAAACCCCCCTTCCTTTCACCGAAGTCAAAGCCTGGAGCCAGAGGCCTTCCAGCTGGGGTTCCCCCGTGGGCTGTACAGG
This Phyllostomus discolor isolate MPI-MPIP mPhyDis1 chromosome 5, mPhyDis1.pri.v3, whole genome shotgun sequence DNA region includes the following protein-coding sequences:
- the UTF1 gene encoding undifferentiated embryonic cell transcription factor 1 — its product is MLLRPRRPPPPAPAASLAHDGSDLEPRAAGEVPGTPPGRPASPGASGAPEFFGSPVSPGSAQRTPWSAHETELLLGTLLQPAVWRALLLDRRRALPTYRRVSAELARQQVRRTPAQCRRRYKFLKDKLRDAQDQPPGPFDAQIRELMGLLGDTGRRRGRRRSPGPGRPPRGRRPAPGAPSEQDAPSLSGSRDTDLDPAWALRFNSSPPKPSEVPRPASSPTALPTLTPGPGRPEDHASVHAPDSPPPLDPAWEEPESPPGRPENPSPPQPAPPSLNAALLQTLGHLGDIVAVLGPLRDQLLTLNQHVEQLRGSFDQTVSLAVGFILGSAAAERGVLGDPRP